The window CCGCCCAGCGCCCTCACCGCGTCGACCCCGGCGCGCAACGCGTCCGCCAGCTGGGCCTCGCTCACCTCGCCCGCCTCACCGAGCGCCTTGCCGGTGCGGCGCAGCAGGGTGCCGTACAGCGGGCCGGAGGCGCCGCCGACGGTCGAGATCAGCTGCCGTCCGGCGAGCACGAGCACGGCGCCGGGCGTGTCCGGCGCGTCCTTGTCCAGGACGGTCACCACGGCGGTGAACCCGCGGCGCAGGTTGCTGCCGTGGTCGGCGTCCCCGATCGGCGAGTCGAGCGCCGTGAGCCGTTCCGCCTCGTGTTCCACCGAGGCCGCGGTGGCCGTCATCCAACGACGGAAGAAGTCCGCGTCGAGCACAGCAATCTCCTTGCGTGGTACGTGAGTTGACTGACAGTGAGGCACTGGGCCGCGCCACCCGGCCGGGGCGACCACCCGCTTCCTCCTCACACACCCCAGCGCAGTCCCGGCGTCCGTACCGGCGCGTCGTACAGCCGCAACAACTCCTCGTCGACCTGGCACACCGTCACCGACGCGCCGGCCATGTCGAGCGAGGTGACGTAGTTGCCGACGAGGGTGCGGGCCACCGGCACCCCGCGTTCGGTGAGCACGCGCTGCACCTCCGCGTTGAAGCCGTACAGCTCCAGCAGGGGAGTGGCGCCCATGCCGTTGACGAGGAGCAGGACCGGGTTGCGCGGGCTCATGTCGTCGAGGATGGCGTTCACCGCGAAGTCGGCGATCTCCCGCGAGGTCATCATCGCGCGCCGCTCGCGTCCCGGCTCACCGTGGATGCCCACGCCCAACTCCAGCTCTCCGGCGGGGAGATCGAAGGTGGGACTGCCCTTGGCCGGAGTGGAGCAGGCGCTGAGGGCCACGCCGAAACTGCGGGAGTTCTCGTTGACCTGCCGGGCCAGCGCCTCGACCCGCTCCAGCGGCTGTCCCTCCTCGGCAGCGGCTCCCGCGATCTTCTCCACGAACAGGGTCGCGCCCGTGCCGCGCCGGCCGGCGGTGTAGAGGCTGTCGGTGACGGCCACGTCGTCGTCGACGAGCACCTTGGCGATCCGGATGCCCTCCTCCTCGGCGAGTTCGGCCGCCATGTCGAAGTTGAGCACGTCACCGGTGTAGTTCTTCACGATGAACAGCACCCCGGCCCCGCTGTCCACGGCCGCCGCGGCCCGCACCATCTGGTCGGGCACGGGCGAGGTGAACACCTCACCGGGACAGGCCGCCGACAGCATGCCGGGCCCCACGAATCCACCGTGCAACGGTTCGTGTCCCGAGCCGCCCCCGGAGACCAGTCCCACCTTGCCGGCCACCGGCGCGTCCCGCCGCACCACCACCCGGTTCTCCACGTCCACGGTCAACTCCGGATGCGCGGCCGCCATACCCCGCAACGCGTCCGCGACGACGCTCTCCGCGACGTTGATCAGCATCTTCATGGGTACCTCCTGGTGAGATGTCGAGACACGCCTCCGGCTGCGCCGTCGTGCCGACTGCGATGACGGGCATCGGATCCTCGGGGTCGTCGGGCACGGGTCGGTCGAAGCGCGTCTGGTGAAAGTATCGACCTTGAGGAGGCGAAGGTCACGTGCGTCGACACGCCGGTGCGCGCGCCCGGATCTGGCGCGACGGCGGCGCGACGCGGGCGAGGACGATGTCCTCGGCCTCCACCTTCGCCGGGTCCACCGGAGCGACGGCCACCTGCCGGCGACTGCGTATCAGCGGGACCATCGAGGAGCCGCTGGGCCGGAACGTCACGGTCGCCCCGCCGGCGCCACTGTCCGCCACCGCGTCCAAGGCACCCATACGGCGATCGTGGCAGACCCCCGGCCACCGCCCCACCGATCAAGTCCTCGTCCGGTTCCTCGTACCGGACGGAGCCTTGAGCCCTCGGCGCCCTACGATCGACGCGTGACGATCACGTACGAGTGGCGGGGCCACTTCGACAACACGGCACTCGACGCGCTGCACGCGGAAGGCTTCGACCACCCGGTCGCCGCGACCGACTGGCGGGGACGACTCGAACGGCACAGCCTCGGCTGGGTCTGCGCGTGGGAGGACGGGACGTTGATCGGCTTCGTCAACGTCGTCTGGGACGGTGGCGTCCACGCCTTCGTCCTGGACACGGTGGTCGCGGAACACCACCGCGGCGCGGGCGTCGGTGCCGCGCTGATCGCGACGGCCGCCCACGAAGCCCGTGCCGCGCGGTGCCAGTGGCTGCACGTCGACTTCGAGGAGCACCTGCGGCCGTTCTACATCGACGCCTGCGGCTTCAAGGAGACGGCGGCAGGTCTGCTCGCACTGTGACAGGGGGCCGGGACATGTCCCGGCCCCCTGGTGACGCCCACCCGTGCTGCGGTGCGGGCCGTCAGGGCTTGACGTAGGTGCAGATCGCCAGCGGGGATTCCGGGGAGTACGGGGCCGCGTCGGCGGGCCAGTCGCCGAAGCGGCCCTCGGGGACGAGCCCCGCGGCGCGGGCGTAGGTGTCCATCTCCTCCGGGGCGGTCAGCCGGGAGATCTCCGTGCCGACGCGGGTGGTGCCGTCGGCCTCGTACCAGACGTGCGAGAGATGCCACAGCGACCCCTCCGGCAGGAGGACGGAGTGGCTCTGCAGACCGGTGCCCGGCTCCGGGTAGGGCGAGAAGTACGTGGCGCGGGCGCTGCCCTCGTGCAGGGCGAGGATGGCCGGCTTGTTGTGGGTCTCGATCACCAGCCTGCCGCCGGGGACCAGCAGTTCGGCCGCGCGGCGCACCGCCAGCTGCTGCTTCTCGGGGCTGAGCAACATCGACAGGGTCGCGCAGATGCAGTACACGAGCCCCACGGTGTGGTCCGCGGTGTAGACGCAGATGTCGCCGTGCACGGGCTCGACGGGGGTGTCGTCGGCCAGGTCGCGACGCAGCACGTCGAGCATCTCGGGGGAGGAGTCCACGCCGGTGACCGGCCCGACTCGGCGCGACAGCGGGAGCGCTATCCGCCCCGTTCCGACACCGAACTCGACGGTGCCCAGGGCCGGATCGGGATGCAGCGAGACCAGGCGCTCCACCTCGTCGACGACGGACTCGTCGTCGGGGAACAGCCGGTGGTACCAGTCGCCGAACTGCCGGCCATAGCCGATGTCTTCGATGACGGCGCTCGACGTGGCGCCAGGCGCAGGGGATGTCGTGCTGGTGCTCATGGATGCTGCCTCCGCTTCTTGGACGGGGTGTGCCTGGCATGCGTATGGGCTCTGGCCTGGGAGCAGGCGCCCCACAGCACCACGAGGGCGACGCCGATGACGGCGGGGGTGCTGACGGCCCGGGTGGCGATGAGGAAGCCGACGATGCCGAGGGCTACCACGGACGGGATGAGCAGAAAGTCGTTCATGAACCTCTCCTGTCGGGATGATCGGGATGTCTTCTCCTGTCGGGGTGAAGGCGGGTGTGCCGCTCCGTTGTTCGGTGGAGGTGGATCAGGACGCCACGTCGCTGAGTTCCTGGAGCCGGGCGAGTCGGCGGTAGAGGTCGCTGTGCCGGTGGAGTTCGTCGTGGGTGCCGACGGCGTGCACCCGCCCCTGGTCGAGCACGACGATCTGCTGGGCCTCGGTGACGGTGGACAGGCGGTGGGCGATGGCGATGACCGCACAGAAGCCGGAGATCATGGTGATGCTGTCGCGCAGCGCGTTCTCCGATTCGGTGTCGAGGTTGGCGGTGGCCTCGTCCAGCAGCAGGAACCGGGGCGCCTGCAGCAACGTACGGGCGATGGCGAGGCGTTGCCGCTGACCGCCGGACAGGCCGGCGCCGCGGTCGCCGAGCTCGGTGTCGAGGCCCTTCGGCAGCGCGGCGATCACCTCGGTCAGGTTGGCCATGCGCAGTGCCTCGGCGATGTCCTTGTCCCCGGTGTCCGGTGCGCTGTAGGTGAGGTTCTCCCGGACGGTGCCGCGCAGCAGGGTGTGGTCCTGGTCGA is drawn from Streptomyces bottropensis ATCC 25435 and contains these coding sequences:
- the dhaL gene encoding dihydroxyacetone kinase subunit DhaL, with translation MLDADFFRRWMTATAASVEHEAERLTALDSPIGDADHGSNLRRGFTAVVTVLDKDAPDTPGAVLVLAGRQLISTVGGASGPLYGTLLRRTGKALGEAGEVSEAQLADALRAGVDAVRALGGAAPGDKTMIDALVPAVDALGESFAAARAAAEEGALATTPLQARKGRASYLGERSIGHQDPGATSAALLIAALATVCGEPEATDV
- the dhaK gene encoding dihydroxyacetone kinase subunit DhaK, whose product is MKMLINVAESVVADALRGMAAAHPELTVDVENRVVVRRDAPVAGKVGLVSGGGSGHEPLHGGFVGPGMLSAACPGEVFTSPVPDQMVRAAAAVDSGAGVLFIVKNYTGDVLNFDMAAELAEEEGIRIAKVLVDDDVAVTDSLYTAGRRGTGATLFVEKIAGAAAEEGQPLERVEALARQVNENSRSFGVALSACSTPAKGSPTFDLPAGELELGVGIHGEPGRERRAMMTSREIADFAVNAILDDMSPRNPVLLLVNGMGATPLLELYGFNAEVQRVLTERGVPVARTLVGNYVTSLDMAGASVTVCQVDEELLRLYDAPVRTPGLRWGV
- a CDS encoding GNAT family N-acetyltransferase is translated as MTITYEWRGHFDNTALDALHAEGFDHPVAATDWRGRLERHSLGWVCAWEDGTLIGFVNVVWDGGVHAFVLDTVVAEHHRGAGVGAALIATAAHEARAARCQWLHVDFEEHLRPFYIDACGFKETAAGLLAL
- a CDS encoding class I SAM-dependent methyltransferase — translated: MSTSTTSPAPGATSSAVIEDIGYGRQFGDWYHRLFPDDESVVDEVERLVSLHPDPALGTVEFGVGTGRIALPLSRRVGPVTGVDSSPEMLDVLRRDLADDTPVEPVHGDICVYTADHTVGLVYCICATLSMLLSPEKQQLAVRRAAELLVPGGRLVIETHNKPAILALHEGSARATYFSPYPEPGTGLQSHSVLLPEGSLWHLSHVWYEADGTTRVGTEISRLTAPEEMDTYARAAGLVPEGRFGDWPADAAPYSPESPLAICTYVKP